TCGAAGCGGAAGTACAGTAGGGGCGACAAGCGCCGCTTGCCGCTCTTGCGCCCCATCGTGACGAGAATGAGGACTCCCGTGCCTTCCAGGCGACCCAGCACGCGGCCGCCCGAGAGGCGGAACAGGAAGGCGTGAACCGGGACGAACAACCACGCGATGAGGAGACGCTTCCAAGCTGGCATCGCCGGCTCTCCCGAAATGGGTTGGCTCATTGTATACGCCGAGCATGTAAACCACCCGCCAGTCTCACGTGACGGCCACCATGTGAGCCTTGAGCAGGGAGTGGCACGACGGGCAGTATAGCTTCTCGAACAGGTAACGGCCGTGAAGGTCGCTCATTAGCGGACCCGCTTCAGTGGGCGGACACGTGCATCTCTCGACAGCGCGGTCCGCTTTGTATGCGATCGGGACGCCGGCGGAGCCGCAACGCGAACATGGGCCGACACGGTTTCCGTCGGTACTGCCCGACTCCGGACCTGGCGCACTGGATGCGCTGTCCGGTGTTTGGTCTTGTTCGCGCGACGCGCCGTTCCCACCGCCCAAACGTCGGCGTAGCGCCTCGGTTGCCGCGTCATCCACTTCCCGTGTCTCGGGCTTGAACGCCACCCCGTAGATGTCCCGCGCCGCGTCTTCGGAGACCGCCCCGTCCACCACGTCCGCGCGTACCCGGTCCGGCTCGCGCGTCAGCGGATCGCCGTAGCCGCCGCCGCTGGCCACGCGCATGTAGAGCACGTCGCCGTCGTTAAAGTCGAAGTTGCAGTACGGGAGGACGCGTTCGGTTCCGCCCACCTCGTCCAGTTCCACGGCGTTCCGGTCGCGGTTCATGACCTCGCGCACGCGCGTGTTCTCCCGCAGGACGATGACGCTGGGCGCGCCGGGGTAGCCGCCGTACATGCCGTGGCCGGAGTTCCTGAGTCCGGCCACGCCGTAGGCCACGCCGCCGAGCCGCCCCTCGGGGGCGTCGTGCGGCGTGTGCGCGGTCTCCACCGCCAGGCCGCCGCGGAAGCGGCCCGGGCCGGCCGAATCGGTCGCGTGGCGGCGGAACAGGTACAGCACCGGGAAGTTCAGCTCGAACCATTCCGCGTTGGGGCAGTTCATGTAGTTGCCGCCGGAGTCGATGCCGTCGGCGTGGGCGCGGGCGCCGTTGCCGTCCATGGCGCCGTGGGCAAGATTGAAGACGCAGTAGCGGCCGGACTGGTTCAACCCCGAGTGCTTGCCGTTTCGGTGGCTGGCGTTGGGAGTGACGATCTCATCGCGCCAGTGTTCGTGGGTGCCGAGCATCTGCATCAGCACCGAACTGGCCAGGAACCCGACGCTGAAGCCACAGGAGGTGGTGTTGAGGGACACCGGACCCGGATAGGTGACGTTCACCAGCGTCCCTTCGGGAGCGATGACTTCCAGCGGCCGAATCACCCCGTGGTTCTTGGGAAGGTCGTGTACCAGCGTGGTCAGCACCGCGGCAAAGCAGAACCCGGCGGTGCCGTGGAACGGCAGGTTGACGCCGGTCACGGCCTGCGGGTCGGTGCCGGTGAAATCGAAGATGAGCCGGTCTTCGCGTTTGCGTAGCGCCACCTTCATGCGCCAAGTGTCCTGGGCCTCCAGCGCCAGCTCCTCCGTCCACTCGCCGTCCTCGAACGACGCGATGCGCTCCCGGAAGATCGCCTCGGTGTAGCGGATCATCTCGCCGGCCACCGCGTCGAGCAACGCGGCGCCGTAATGCGCGTACATCTCCCGCAGCCGCGCCTTTGCCACGTTGTTGGCGGCGATCTCGCACTTGAGGTCCAGCCCCACCATGCCCGGCTGGCGCGTCATGTTGGTGAGGGTGTCGAAGACATCCTGGCGCAGCACGCCGCGCTCCACCAGCTTGATGCCGGGCACGCGCAGCCCCTCGTGAAAGATCTCGGTGGCGTCGGGCGAGTCCCCGCCGGGAGACAGCGCGCCCACGTCGTTCACGTGCACGAAGGTGGCGCTCCAGGCCACCAGCCGCCCGCCATGGTGGATCGGCGAGACCACGTAGATGTCCGACTGGTGGATGGCGGCGAGATAGGGATCGTTCAGCAGGAAGACGTCGTCCTCGAAGATCTCGTCCGGCGGAAAGCGCTCGATGATGCGTCTCACCGCGTAGCTGGCGCACACCACGTGCTGTCCCAGGGTGGCCCCCGCCGAGAGGATGTCGCCGTCCGGACGGTAGAGGGATGCCATGTAGTCCCGTTGCTGGGTGGTGTTGACGGTACCGCCGGTGCGTTCCAGTGTAATGCCCATCTCGCGCGTGACCTGGTGAAGGCGGTGCGAGAGGATCTCGAAGGTGACGGGGTCGACGCCGTGTATGCGCGTGTCCATGGGAGTCCCTTCCTTCCTCATCCGCCGACAAGGAGCCGGATGTTGCGGTAGGCGTCCATCACCGCCCGGTCCGCCGGATTCACCACGATGGTGGTCACCGGGGTCTCGATAATGGCGGGGCCGGCCATCTCGTTTCCCGGCAGCAACGCGTCGAAGTCGTACACCGGGGTGTCCCGGGGTGCGTCGAACTCCTCGAAACAGACCTTGCGGCGGCCCTTGAGCGCACCGTCCGCGGCGGCCGACGACAGAGGGTACGACTGGACCCGCGGCTTGTCCAGCACGCCGGTTGCGGTGAGGCGGAAGTTCATGATCTCCTTCCCCGCCTCGCGGTAGCCGGAACCGGGGCCGTAGGTTCGTTCGTACAGGTCGTCGAAACGTTCGTACACCCCGTTCAACTCCTCCTCCGAAAGGGGCAGCGTGCCCTCGGGCATGACCACGTTCAATTCGTGCACCTGGTAGCGATAGCGCATGTCGAAGCTGCGCTCGATGCGCACGCCACCGCCCTCGAAACCGGCGCCGGCCAGATCGGCGCGGGCGCGTTGCACCAGTTCGTCGAAGGTTCGGTTGACGCGCTCGGGCTCCGCCGGCACCTGCATCCGGTCCGACTTGCCGTACTGGTAAACGACGTCCGAGCCGACCAACCCCGTGGCGCTGTGCACCGACGCCGTGAGCGGCACCACCACCTGCCTGATGCCCAGCTCCGCGGCGTAACGCGCCGCGTGCACCGGCCCGGCGCCGCCGAAGGCGAACAGCGTGAAGTCGCGCGGGTCGTAGCCCCGCTCCACCGTGGCACGGCGGATCAAGTCGCTCATGTGCGCGTTGATGATGCGGTAGATGCCGCCGGCCGCCGCCTCCACCGAGAGGCCCAGGGGTTGGGCGACCTTTTCCTCCACGGCGCGGCGCGCGCGTCCGGCGTCCAGCGACAGGCGCCCGCCCAGGAAGTAGTCGGGATTGAGGTAGCCCAGCACCAGGTCGGCGTCGGACACCGTGGGCTCGGCGCCGCCCAGGCCGTAACACGCGGGTCCCGGTTGGGCGCCGGCGCTCTCCGGCCCGACCTTGAGTAGTCCCGTCTTGGGATCGGTCCACGCGATGCTGCCGCCGCCCGCGCCGATGGACTCGACCCAGATCTTGGTGGCGTAGATCTGGTGGCGCAGCAGCACCGGCTTGTAGTCCTTCTCGATGACCCCGTCCCGGATGACGCTCACCTTGAACGTGGTGCCGCCCATGTCCGTGGCCAGGATGTCGGGCAGGTCCATGAGCCGGCCGAGCCAGGCGCTCCCCGTGACCCCGGCCGAGGGACCCGACTCGATGGTGCCGATGGCGTTCCGGGCGGTGGCTTCCACCCCCAGCACGCCGCCGTAGGACTGCATGATCAGAGGTTCGCCCGCCAGCCCGTGCTCCCGCAGCCGTCCGCCCAGGCGGTTGATGTAGGTGGAGATGCGCGGCCCTATGGAGGCGTTGAAGACTGTGGTGGCGGTGCGTTCGTACTCCCCCAGATAAGGCGCCACCTCGCTGGAGAGGCTGAGAAATATATCGGGGTGGCTCGCCCCGACGATGCCGGCGATGCCACGCTCGTGGAGGTCGTTGGCGACCGACCAGATGAGGCTCACCGCCACCGCCTCCACCCCGCTCGAAACCAGCTCGGCCACCACCTTCTCCACCTGCCTCGGATCCAGCCGCACCAACACCGCGCCCTTGTAGTCCACCCGCTCGTCCACCTCCTTGACCAGCGGCCCCGGCACCATGGGCGCGGGCTTGTCGAGCCTGGACAGATGAAAGATCTCCGACTCCGGGACCCCGTCCGTGAAACGCCCGCGCATGATGCGAAGAGTGTCGCCAAACCCCTTGGTGGTGATCAGGCCGGTACGCGCCCCGGATCCAGTGAGAAGCGCATTATCGCCGATGGTGCAGGCGTGGAAGAAAAGGCGGGCGGAGGCGAGCAGTTCGTCTTCGTCCTTGAACCCGAGGTTCCCGGCCGCATCGCGCACCGCGGCCAGCGCCCCCACCGAGTAGTCGTCCGGCGTGGAAAGCGCTTTCCCCACCGTCATGGTGCCGCCGGCATCCATGGCGACGCAGTCGGTGAAGGTGCCGCCGATGTCCACGCCGACCATGTAGCGACCTTGGGAATCACTCATAACTATAGGATATTATTGTTGTTTACACGGCCACAAACTGTGGATCGCTGAGGAGTCCCGATCCTCGTCGTAAGCATACTGTAAGCGGATTCATTCCAGTCTGCGCGCGTTCCAGCGCGGCTCTGTCGCCCAAGGCATCCAACACCGAACTACCCGCACGCCTTTGTGCCATCCCCCTTCCGTTCGACTACAACGCCCGAAGACCACACGCAAGCCCTTACGAACTGACACCTATAGAGTTTGCAGCCTGCTCCGGAGCGGATATACGGAAATATCGCTAACTTGTGAGTGAGAACGAATTGGGGGGCAGGTCAGGGGTAGCGACCCCGAGCGCCGACGGGCGCAGTTTGCTAAGTTCAGATTGGCGAGGGGGCCGTCAACTTCTTAAAGATACCGGCCCCCAAGAACAATCCCGCAGAGGGTGGTGACGTCGACCAACAGTCCCAGACAGCCACCGTGACGTCAAGGCCCTCTCCTTCCGTGGAGGTCTGATGAACTATGGCTGCTCGAAAGCATCTGTTGCTGGAATCGATAGAACTGACCCACATCAATAACCGACCACTACCTCAACCGGCCCTAGGCAAGGCCGTAGTTCGTTTACATCCGAGGCTGGGGTTCTCCCTTGATTTCGGTGCCTTGCCGACTCACGCTTTACCCTGGGGGAAGCTGTGCCGTATTAGGACAGCCGCGGGAGTCGAGGCGGAAGGATACTTCCAGTATAGTCTGAACGCTCCCTTCTATGCCCCGGCATCATTCGTTCTCAGAAAGGCTCCGCATATCGTGATGCCATCCGACGCGGAGATCAAAAAGCTGGAGTTCCGAATTGTCAATTTTCCCAGCTTCTTTGGCAGGGGAGCCAAGCATTCAACTCGTAAGGGGACAACGCATTTCTTCGGTGCGGCAACTGGAAGGTTCCGGGGTTTCCGATTCGACATCACGGAACGTTTTGGGTCCACTGGTGTCCGGTATCGACCTGCCCATGGTCATGCGCTGACTCACAACGGAGTGCTCCGACGGGATGACCGGAAGCCATTTTCTATTGAGGAGGCCAAGGAGAACATGCGGAGGCTACGAGCTTTCCTGTCATTCGCACGTGGAATGGCTTGCGACTTGATTCCGGTTCACGCGGTTACGGGAGAGGGCACGGCAGCATTCTCGTGGGGAACGAATTTCGTGGAGCCGGCAAAGCCTGCGGCAACGAGATGGTTCCCGATGAACAACGGCG
The sequence above is a segment of the Deltaproteobacteria bacterium genome. Coding sequences within it:
- a CDS encoding hydantoinase B/oxoprolinase family protein, which encodes MDTRIHGVDPVTFEILSHRLHQVTREMGITLERTGGTVNTTQQRDYMASLYRPDGDILSAGATLGQHVVCASYAVRRIIERFPPDEIFEDDVFLLNDPYLAAIHQSDIYVVSPIHHGGRLVAWSATFVHVNDVGALSPGGDSPDATEIFHEGLRVPGIKLVERGVLRQDVFDTLTNMTRQPGMVGLDLKCEIAANNVAKARLREMYAHYGAALLDAVAGEMIRYTEAIFRERIASFEDGEWTEELALEAQDTWRMKVALRKREDRLIFDFTGTDPQAVTGVNLPFHGTAGFCFAAVLTTLVHDLPKNHGVIRPLEVIAPEGTLVNVTYPGPVSLNTTSCGFSVGFLASSVLMQMLGTHEHWRDEIVTPNASHRNGKHSGLNQSGRYCVFNLAHGAMDGNGARAHADGIDSGGNYMNCPNAEWFELNFPVLYLFRRHATDSAGPGRFRGGLAVETAHTPHDAPEGRLGGVAYGVAGLRNSGHGMYGGYPGAPSVIVLRENTRVREVMNRDRNAVELDEVGGTERVLPYCNFDFNDGDVLYMRVASGGGYGDPLTREPDRVRADVVDGAVSEDAARDIYGVAFKPETREVDDAATEALRRRLGGGNGASREQDQTPDSASSAPGPESGSTDGNRVGPCSRCGSAGVPIAYKADRAVERCTCPPTEAGPLMSDLHGRYLFEKLYCPSCHSLLKAHMVAVT
- a CDS encoding hydantoinase/oxoprolinase family protein gives rise to the protein MSDSQGRYMVGVDIGGTFTDCVAMDAGGTMTVGKALSTPDDYSVGALAAVRDAAGNLGFKDEDELLASARLFFHACTIGDNALLTGSGARTGLITTKGFGDTLRIMRGRFTDGVPESEIFHLSRLDKPAPMVPGPLVKEVDERVDYKGAVLVRLDPRQVEKVVAELVSSGVEAVAVSLIWSVANDLHERGIAGIVGASHPDIFLSLSSEVAPYLGEYERTATTVFNASIGPRISTYINRLGGRLREHGLAGEPLIMQSYGGVLGVEATARNAIGTIESGPSAGVTGSAWLGRLMDLPDILATDMGGTTFKVSVIRDGVIEKDYKPVLLRHQIYATKIWVESIGAGGGSIAWTDPKTGLLKVGPESAGAQPGPACYGLGGAEPTVSDADLVLGYLNPDYFLGGRLSLDAGRARRAVEEKVAQPLGLSVEAAAGGIYRIINAHMSDLIRRATVERGYDPRDFTLFAFGGAGPVHAARYAAELGIRQVVVPLTASVHSATGLVGSDVVYQYGKSDRMQVPAEPERVNRTFDELVQRARADLAGAGFEGGGVRIERSFDMRYRYQVHELNVVMPEGTLPLSEEELNGVYERFDDLYERTYGPGSGYREAGKEIMNFRLTATGVLDKPRVQSYPLSSAAADGALKGRRKVCFEEFDAPRDTPVYDFDALLPGNEMAGPAIIETPVTTIVVNPADRAVMDAYRNIRLLVGG